From Brassica oleracea var. oleracea cultivar TO1000 chromosome C3, BOL, whole genome shotgun sequence, a single genomic window includes:
- the LOC106329796 gene encoding uncharacterized protein LOC106329796, with protein sequence MFEALEYPIDFWIPRSGSRDSSFNVELLRCFDEVTGDEEEIQFSELGICSLVCQTVLFSLYGFVGRSGLTSKGSRNGCYALLLMMRRILIYRRFSNRAIFGKFFPKSAARATVPGGPSVPCSTAKAVEWDAAWSQNLDLSGRAALGVHVAAYEEDKAKDTRPKKLQAEKTAEGIV encoded by the exons ATGTTTGAAGCCCTAGAGTATCCGATTGATTTTTGGATCCCCAGATCTGGGTCCAGAGATAGTTCCTTTAACGTCGAGTTGCTCCGGTGTTTCGACGAGGTTACGGGAGACGAGGAAGAG ATACAATTCAGCGAATTGGGGATTTGTTCTTTGGTTTGTCAGACGGTCCTCTTCTCTCTCTACGGTTTCGTCGGACG ATCAGGCCTGACATCGAAAGGATCGAGAAATGGGTGTTACGCATTGCTTTTGATGATGAGAAGAATCCTTATCTACCGAAGGTTTTCTAACAGAGCCATCTTTGGAAAATTCTTCCCTAAG AGCGCTGCTAGAGCTACTGTGCCAGGAGGTCCAAGTGTACCATGTAGTACAGCGAAGGCTGTGGAATGGGACGCTGCTTGGTCACAGAACCTTGACCTGTCGGGTCGTGCGGCTCTTGGAGTTCATGTTGCAGCTTATGAGGAAGATAAAGCCAAAGATACCCGTCCTAAGAAGCTACAGGCAGAGAAAACTGCAGAAGGCATTGTTTGA
- the LOC106329797 gene encoding putative nuclease HARBI1 → MAVKLKNLDLSMLCLIRFHSNVLNIRHLITARTYDEQLLIEDDELNLLFDENQHMYALIDEMFGATEDDADRQLVRINRGEGWRRVQRFINDSEYGLEETLNVYLEESVAMFLETAGQDATVRVIAERYQHSTDTVSRKLEEVLSSVLKLASDIVKLTRNEFTNASALDGTHVPVRPSSGNVEPFRGRKAEATMNVLAICNFDMRFIYAYVGVPGRAHDTKVLTYCATEEASFPHPPAGKYYLVDSGYPTRDGYLGPHRRTRYHIDQFNRGGPPSNSRELFNRKHSGLRSIIERTFGVWKAKWRILDRKHLKYELKKWIKIVTATMALHNFIQDSQHEDIDFSHWEGVESYEQHGDDQEQDHVPYISAGDRVMESMRDSITVEMARGTRLPY, encoded by the exons ATGGCGGTCAAGTTGAAGAATCTTGATTTGTCTATGCTCTGTTTAATCAGATTTCACTCCAACGTGTTGAACATAAGACATCTTATTACAGCTAGGACATATGATGAACA ACTATTAATTGAGGATGATGAGTTGAATTTGCTATTTGATGAGAATCAGCACATGTATGCTCTTATAGACGAAATGTTTGGAGCAACAGAAGATGATGCTGATAGGCAATTAGTCAGGATAAACCGAGGTGAAGGTTGGCGACGTGTGCAACGTTTTATAAACGACTCTGAG TATGGGTTAGAAGAGACTCTTAATGTTTACCTTGAGGAGAGTGTTGCAATGTTCCTAGAGACAGCTGGACAAGACGCAACAGTACGGGTTATAGCAGAGCGTTATCAGCATTCAACTGACACTGTGAGTAGGAAGCTAGAAGAGGTTTTAAGTTCTGTCTTGAAGCTTGCATCAGACATTGTGAAACTGACTAGGAATGAGTTCACAAATGCTA GTGCTTTAGATGGTACCCATGTTCCTGTTCGTCCATCATCTGGAAATGTGGAGCCATTCAGAGGTAGAAAAGCTGAAGCAACCATGAATGTGTTGGCTATATGTAATTTCGACATGAGATTCATATATGCTTATGTTGGGGTTCCTGGGAGAGCACATGACACAAAGGTGCTAACATACTGTGCTACTGAAGAAGCTTCTTTTCCTCACCCTCCAGCTGGAAAGTATTACTTGGTCGACTCAGGTTACCCAACCAGAGATGGTTACTTAGGTCCTCATCGCAGAACTAGGTACCATATAGATCAGTTTAACAGAGGAGGTCCACCATCAAACAGTAGGGAGTTGTTCAACCGCAAGCACTCTGGTCTAAGATCAATTATTGAAAGGACTTTTGGTGTATGGAAAGCTAAATGGAGGATTTTAGACAGAAAACATCTCAAGTATGAGCTGAAGAAATGGATAAAGATTGTTACAGCCACAATGGCCCTCCACAACTTCATTCAAGATTCACAGCATGAAGATATCGACTTTTCACATTGGGAAGGAGTGGAATCATATGAACAACATGGTGATGATCAAGAACAAGATCATGTTCCATACATTTCGGCGGGTGATAGAGTGATGGAGAGTATGCGTGACTCTATTACTGTGGAGATGGCAAGAGGAACTAGACTTCCATATTAG
- the LOC106333959 gene encoding lipid phosphate phosphatase 2-like isoform X2, with protein sequence MVKAVTCLLFCVLVTGVITDAIKDAVSRPRPGFFWRCFPDGRGFFDNVKKDVLCIGDKDVVKEGHKSFPNPKRLVSFYLFGSVVP encoded by the exons ATGGTGAAGGCAGTAACAT GTCTGTTGTTTTGTGTGCTCGTTACTGGTGTCATAACGGATGCTATTAAGGATGCTGTAAGTCGGCCTCGTCCTGGCTTCTTTTGGCGTTGTTTCCCTGATGGTAGAGGG TTCTTTGACAATGTCAAAAAGGATGTTCTGTGTATTGGAGATAAAGACGTGGTCAAGGAGGGACACAAGAGCTTCCCCAACCCCAAACGTCTTGTTAGTTTTTATCTTTTTGGGTCTGTTGTGCCATGA
- the LOC106333959 gene encoding lipid phosphate phosphatase 2-like isoform X1, whose amino-acid sequence MSDIDNDLMFQILCSSLLMRCVLVFSGLLFCVLVTGVITDAIKDAVSRPRPGFFWRCFPDGRGFFDNVKKDVLCIGDKDVVKEGHKSFPNPKRLVSFYLFGSVVP is encoded by the exons ATGTCTGATATTGATAACGATTTGATGTTTCAGATTCTTTGCAGTTCTTTACTTATGAGGTGTGTTCTTGTGTTTTCAGGTCTGTTGTTTTGTGTGCTCGTTACTGGTGTCATAACGGATGCTATTAAGGATGCTGTAAGTCGGCCTCGTCCTGGCTTCTTTTGGCGTTGTTTCCCTGATGGTAGAGGG TTCTTTGACAATGTCAAAAAGGATGTTCTGTGTATTGGAGATAAAGACGTGGTCAAGGAGGGACACAAGAGCTTCCCCAACCCCAAACGTCTTGTTAGTTTTTATCTTTTTGGGTCTGTTGTGCCATGA
- the LOC106333953 gene encoding ethylene-responsive transcription factor CRF3, with amino-acid sequence MIMNMMDEELHEYMDFRPLKYSEHKTSVTKYTKTSPETRPDSVKIVRVSVTDPYATDSSSDEEEEDFLFPRRRVRRFVNEIKVEPGCNNTGVSMKERKRLSSPASDRHRPLKVSTSSGQNVRKFRGVRQRPWGKWAAEIRDPEQKRRLWLGTFETAEEAAVVYDNAAIRLRGPDALTNFSVPPQSQEESEPEQPVIDKPESNITTTITTSSTESTEDFQHVSSPTSVLNLQSSSEEIQQPFKSAKPEPEISDASWCHTGFSSGSGESEDSFMLDSTFLDNYFNESTPEFSILDQPMGQLFLENDVFSDTFLDEEIMMNIGDEFTKDIGSVFSEFDDSLISDLLVV; translated from the coding sequence ATGATTATGAATATGATGGATGAGGAGTTACACGAGTACATGGACTTTCGACCATTGAAGTACTCTGAGCACAAAACATCAGTCACCAAATACACCAAAACGTCACCGGAAACTCGACCTGACTCAGTTAAAATCGTTCGCGTCTCCGTAACCGATCCTTACGCGACCGACTCATCAAGCGACGAAGAAGAAGAAGACTTCCTCTTTCCTCGCCGGCGAGTCAGGAGATTCGTTAACGAGATCAAAGTCGAGCCAGGCTGCAACAACACCGGAGTTTCGATGAAGGAGAGGAAGAGACTCTCGTCTCCGGCGTCGGACCGCCACCGTCCTCTCAAAGTGTCGACCTCCTCGGGGCAAAACGTGAGGAAGTTCCGCGGCGTTAGACAGCGGCCGTGGGGGAAATGGGCGGCGGAGATTCGAGATCCGGAGCAGAAGCGGAGGCTTTGGCTCGGGACTTTCGAGACGGCGGAGGAAGCCGCCGTGGTTTACGATAACGCTGCTATTAGACTCCGTGGACCGGACGCTCTAACCAACTTCTCTGTACCGCCTCAATCTCAAGAAGAGTCAGAACCGGAACAACCGGTTATTGATAAACCGGAAAGCAACATTACAACGACAATAACAACATCGAGTACCGAATCAACTGAAGATTTTCAGCATGTTTCATCTCCCACATCGGTTCTCAATCTCCAATCATCATCCGAAGAAATACAACAACCGTTTAAATCAGCTAAACCGGAACCGGAAATTTCAGATGCATCGTGGTGCCATACCGGGTTTAGTTCCGGTTCAGGTGAATCAGAAGATTCGTTTATGTTGGATAGTACGTTTCTAGACAACTATTTCAACGAATCAACACCGGAGTTTTCAATCCTCGATCAACCAATGGGTCAATTATTTTTGGAAAATGATGTCTTCAGTGATACTTTCTTGGATGAAGAAATTATGATGAACATTGGAGATGAGTTTACTAAAGATATTGGCTCAGTGTTCAGTGAATTTGATGATTCGTTGATATCAGATCTGTTAGTCGTTTAA